Within the Methanobacterium sp. genome, the region CCTCATCAGGCACATAACCCGGGAAAATAACATGCTTTGAAAGGCCCAGTGATTCTATGGTTTTTAATATTTCTTCAGAACCATACCCTAGACTACCTATTAATACCAGTTTGGATTCAACTCCCATTTTTAATAGTTTATAGAACGATTTAATCAAAAGGAGGATGTTTTTCCTTAATTCCACACTTCCGGCGTATAAAACAAAGGGAGATGAAATACCATATTTCAGTTCCAGTTCCTCCCTGATTATGGATTTATCTTTAATGAATTTGAAGTTTTTACCAGGGGCGAGGGGTATGACCTTTATTTTCTCTTCCGGGATCTTAAGATAGTTAATTAGATCACGCTGGGTGTTAACTGAATCGGTGATAATACAATCAGGCCTGTTTTTTATAAATTTTAAGGTGGGTCCCCAGAATTTATAGAAAAAAGGAAGTTTTTTACCGAACAAAATGGGAATCAGATCATGGACCGTCAGTATTTTTTTAACATTTTTATTTATAAAAAAGGGACTAACTTGAGGGAACATGTGAGACGGTAAGTGGAAAACATCTATTTTGCTATCTTTAAGGGACTTGGATAGGCTTAGGGGATTTGCAATGTTGTGTGGGAAAGAGTTTATAACCACATCATTCACTTTCTGGTAAATAACATCATCTGATTTTTGGTAATGGATTAAAGAGATATTCCTTGATTTATCTGCTTCAACCATAGCGGTGACAATATTGTAAAGGTAGTTATTTATACCAGTCCGCTGTATGTCTAAAATCCATGAAAGCATTCCTATATTCATTTTTTTCACATTTAAGATTATTTTTCATAAATACCCACAAATAAAGCATTTGCTAGGGGATAAGGAGACCCGTAACTTGCTTCAATAAAGTCAGAACCAAGTTCAACCCATCTATTGGATTGAGATATTCTTTTCAGATAATAATTTTCAGTGAAATTTATTTTCCCTGTTTTGAGAAAGTTATCAAGGTGTGGGTTTCCCCCTATGGGTATGGTGACAATTAATTTACCGCCAGGTGCAAGGCAATTTTTTAGATTATCCAGGGCCAAAAAAACTTTTTCAGGATCTTGGGGTTCCTCATCCCAACCCACATGTTCCAGGGTGGATATGGTAACAATTAACCGGTACCGCTTTTTGGGATTGTAATCCACAACATCCTGGTTAATCACTCCATCAACTTTCTCATATTTATCAACAACATCATGACATGTTTTGAAGTAATGGGAAAGAACGTTTCCAACCTCAAGAATCTCATCACAGTCATATTCATCCACATATTTTTTTATAATGGGAATTTCAACAGATCTCTCGTTTCCCCAGGCCTCGTTGTATTCATGGTAAAAATATCCGTATTTTTCTCCATTGAATGTAAATTTACGGAACAACTTGAGGGTTTTGGAATAGGAGTAGGGTAAAATATAATAATGATCATGCAGTGCGCGTTTCATTATATTTTTAATTTTTCGAGAAAAATACGTCAGAATCATGACATCGGGTCCTGGATTTCTTTATAAAATTTGATATATTATCCTGAATTAATATTTATTTATACCCATATATGGAGCAATTCCTTTTAAACTTTCATTGTATAATGAAAGCCGGGTTTTAAATGTTGTAATATGTCCCTTCCTGTTTTTCCTGATTTTTCAATGTTTTTCTGATTAATTTTTGTTGATTAAACTTTTTAACAGTTTGAAATCCTCATTGTCAAATGTTCTGGTAAGAAATAAAGCCACCGCATATGCTGTGAAAACAATTACAAGTAAAATAATGGTATTTAAACTGTTGAGGAACATGAAAAGAATTACCATGATCAAACTTGAAAAAATAATTTTGGGCAAGTCCTTTATCAATTTTTTAAAACTCACATTCTCTGTCTTACACAGAATATACACCAAAAGAGGCACACTCACCAGTTCGGTGATAACAGTGGCAGCACTGGCACCTAAATAACTATATTTTGGTATTAACACTAAATTCAGTGCCACGTTTAAGATAACACTAAATCCGGTGATCTTTGTGACAACGATTTGTCTATTGATGGAACCCAATAAAATACCTGAAAGTCCATTTATAAACATGAAGATGATGGTCCAGATTAGTATCTGAAGTGCAATTATAGATGGGGAGTAAGCAGGTCCATAAATTAGTAGAATTATTTTATTGGCTAATACAGATACAGTCAGGGCAATGGGGATGCTGATTATTAACAGGTATTTGAATGAGCGCTCGTAGGTATATTTCAGGGATTCTTGGGAGTCCTTGTAGAAACGGGACATTACCGGGAAAATAGCCACTGTAAAAACTGAGTATAAAGATAAAAAAACAAAAACCAGTTTATATGCTGCATTATACCAGCCTACAGTTTCATTACCAACCATAACCGAAAGCATAACAGAATCTATGGAATAATAAACTGTTACAAATATCCCTGCAAGTCCATAGGGCAATGCTTCCTTTAGGGTGGGTTTCCAGAAGTCAAAATTAACTTCAAAGTGGGGAATTGAATACTTCCAGAAGTATAGTACCATGGTAAATAGTAGTGTTAGGGCGTTTGTGATTAAGTAAACAGATGCGAAGTATATGATATCTAATTTGAAGGATATCCCAATTATAACTCCAAATAACATTAAAAAACTGTTTATAACGGTGACAACCGAGAAATAATTCATTTTCTCGTATGATTGGAATACAGATGTAAATACTCCAACGAAAGCATTGATTATTACGTATAATGAAATTATGTAGATTATATCTGTAACCAGAGGAGAGTATCCGATTAGGTTAACTGTTAATATCAGCAGCCCGAACATCAGGAAAGATAGAAAGAATCGGATAACTATCACATTTGACAGGTATTTGTCCCTGAAAGAATGGTCACGGGCAAGTTCTCTGATCATCAATGCTCCCAAGCCCATATCAACCACGATGCCAAAGATTCCAGTAATGGAGAGGGCCAGAGATAGAATACCAAATCCTTCAGCGCCCAGATAACGGGCAGTGTACATGGTGATGAAAAAACCAATGATATATGTTATGATCTGGGAAATAAACAGAAATCCCATATTTTTGGCTATGCCCTTAACTTTATTCATATGAATAACCTGTTTAAGTCTGAAAGATTGGATTATTTTTAATATTAGCTCGATTTATCTATTATTATCATTTTTAACGCCTATATTTTAATCGGTCCCAAATTTTATCTTATTGAACATGCTTGATCTGTTCAAATCTGATTTAGATTCTGAAATCATTTATACCATCGGAAATTGCCCTTAATCCTTCTTTTGAAGTTTCCAAATCCTCTTTTAAAAGCATCAATATTATATTTGCCAGGAGGTAGAATATGAAGAATATGCTGAAAGTGGTTTTTTGAAGTCTGGATGCAAAGCGCCACATGAATATCAGACGATTTCTCACCAGGTAATGATAAATTACAAAGTAACTGAAATAACTATCCCATGAAACTCCTATCTTATGCCATATTCGTGCTTGGGGGACGTATAAAAGTTTATACCCATTTTCCCTGATTCTGAAGCAAAGGTCGGTGTCTTCCCAGTATGCAAAATATAGGGGATCAAAAAGTCCCACCTTCTCCAGCACTTCCCTTTTAAACAGAATAGAACAACCTTCAATGGTATCCACAGGACGCGATTGGTCACACTGACCATCATCGACCTGATCCTTGCAGAATCGCTTCCCCCTACCTATGTAAAGGTTAAATGTCTCACCAGCATGACTAATAACATCCCTTCTACCCTTGTAATCATAATAATAAACTTTGGGTGTGACACAGCCAATATTCACATCTTCTTCTGCAGCATTCACCATTTCCAGGAGTAAATTTTCATGGACCACAGTATCGTTGTTTAACACCAGGATGTAATCAGAATCCAGTTTATCTAAAACAAAATTCATGGCCAGGTTATTGCCCTTAGCATAACCATGATTTTCATTATTAAGAAGAAGGATTAACTTTTTATCAGAAGGAATAGGGTTAAGGTCAGTTTTAATATTTTCGGGATTAAGGTATTCTTTTTCAGGAAATTCGAAAACTTCCAGTGGTTTATTCAGAGAATTGTATTCAAAAAACCCAGATTCAACCGTTACCAACCCCTGTGCATACTGTTTAATTTTAGGGATGGAGTCATCCTGGGAAGCATTGTCCACAACCAGGATCTCATAATTGGGGTATTTAATCTGGTAAATGGATTCCAAACATTCCACAGTGTCTTCCCAGCCATTCCAGTTTAAAACGATTATGGAAACCTGGGGGGCGGCCTTATTCTTCATCTGATTTTTATTTCTCCAGCATATCTAAATGTGTAATAATGTTTTTCATCACACTTTTTACAATTATCTTTTAATAAGAAAACCTTTTAAAAAGCCAATTCCGTATCCAAAGTGTACAATAGGAAATATAATCATTGAACAAACTCCTTTCCAATTATTGATTTTTATGGAGATACTAAATGCATAAATCAGATCAATAACGAGGTAAATAAGAATAGGAGCTGATACTAGCAAGAATATGTTTAATCCTATAAAGCCAGTTACCAGCAGGAATAGAACTATCAAAAATAAAATTGGATAAAAAAAAACGATTAAAGGAATGAGATGATACCAGTGTAAGGTTTCTGGATACTTTCGGGTGAATCTGGCCCTTCCTTCCCCATAATTAACCATCTGTCTCGAAAATTGCTGGGGGTTGCTGCGGCGATACTGATGAACCAGTGCACGTGGATGCTTCAGGAGCAAGTAACCGGCTTTAATAAGCTGATAGTTGAAATCAGTGTCCTCACACTGAGTCATGGTCTCATCATAGGCCACGTGTTCATTTAGAAGGGTGGAACGCCGGTAAAGTGCAAAGGCAACTGTTTCCACAGGAGCGATTTTATCACTAGAGGTGTATGCTGTTCCAAATCCACCGAAAAAGGTTTGTAAAGAATGGGCAATTGTTTTGCCAAAAAACGAGTCATCCTGAGGGGATGAATAGGTTGAACCAACAGCTGCCAGTTTACATCCATGGGAGTAAGTTTTAAAGGTGTTGTAGAGAGTTTCCAGCCAATCTTCATCCACGTAACAATGACCATCGAGATAGGCCACGTATTCCGCACCAGATGCATTTAATCCAATGTTACGACCAGAACTTATAACCTCCAGAGGGTTTTCAAGCAACCTCACCCTGGAATCGTTTTCAGCTATTTCACTGACAATTTGGGGTGTTTTATCACTGGAAACTCCGTCGACAACCAGAATATGTATATCTTTAATAGTTTGATCCTGCAGGCTCCGAATACATCTTCGGATGTATTTTTCCTCATTCTTTACCCCTACAATGATATCTATAAGACTCATGACGCACCATACAACCTAAATTAGCCTTATCTCTGGAAGTGGGGAAGTATAGTTTAATTCTATACTCTATTATTAGTTATTATTGATAAATTCGAATATTATTATTCTATTTACTCTTATTGGTATTATATTTAAGTAAAAAATAATTAAATAACTCATTTTTTAAGGGTTATTTAATCCTTATTTAACATTCTATTTACAAAACTAACCAATTTTTTGGCATCACTTTTCTTAATATCTCTGAATTCAATTTCACCGTTATTGAATACGATTTTCAATGTCCTTCTCTTTGAAGCAAGGAGTGCTTGGCCAGATGAAATTAAACCACCAATACCTGATTTTTTTTGAGTTTTAGGACTGATAGTACTGGTATCTTCTATACTGAGGATATTCTCAAATCCAATAAATTGTCCATTACCTGTTTCTATTCCCTCAGTAAGAACTTTAATAGAGTGACCAGGACCCATTCCTTTAATGATATAATATCCCTTAACATCCAATATTTCCTGTAATTCTGTAGCGTGTTTAACTTCCTCACGTTTTGAATCATGGTTTAATTTCAATATATTCTCTTCAATATCTTTTTCTTTGTTAGGGGATGGTTCATCAACAGGTGAGTCATCCTCATGATTTTCTGTTTCCGCATGACTACCTGAGAGAGATTCAGTGTAGACTAATTTTCCACCACACTCACATTCATCACTAAAATCTTCTGCCTTTTCCCCTTCTTGAAGCTCGTAATAACCCCCACAATTTTCACAGATTAAATATGTCATTTAAAATCTCCTAAAAATTTTTATAATTTGATGATTTACCTATCTATGATTTACCTATCTAAATTCTCTTCTTAATACCAACAAATCTATTTTTTTGTTCTTGTGGTAAGGTTACTTATTCTTGTAAGTAAGTTACCATAGATCACTATAATCTTGATTAAACAACATATCCATATAGTAACACATTCTAATTGGATATTAAATTAGGTTAGACTATTCGAAACTAATATGATATTTCATGTTTTGTAATAGTTCTAACTATTATAATGGGTTTGAATTTCATTTGAATATATAATCTAATTTGAATATATAATCTAATTGGATTTGGAATAAATTAGAATCTGTTTGAGAATATCTAAATAAGAAGAAACATGTTATAAGGTGAATGATTTATGATTTACTTTAGAGGCTGCCTGTCACGGGAAAAACTGCAAAAAATCCCGGATGCCACAGAAAAACTGTTAAAAAAAGCAGGAATCAATTACAAAATTCTGAATAATGAGGGGTGCTGTGGTTCCGTGCTTTTACGTACCGGTTTTCACGATGATGCCCTTAACATAATGCAGGACACTCTACAGGATCTTAAGGGTGAGAAGGTTCTGGTCTCCTGTGCAGGATGCTATCGTACTTTTAAGGAAGATTATCCTGAGATTTTAGGCCAACAAATTGATGTTATCCACACATCTCAACTTTTCAGTGAATTAATCGAGAAGGGCAAGCTTGAACTATCCGTGACCAATGAAAAGGTAACCTACCATGACCCCTGTCACCTGGGACGTCATATGGGTGAGTATGAAACTCCACGTAAGGTTATGGATCCCTACGCGGAACTGGTGGAAATGGAACGCAACCAGGAAAAAGCCAGATGCTGCGGGGCTGGTGGGGGTGTTAGATCCGCCTTCCAGGAGTTATCTGGAGAAATTGCCTGTAAACGCATGGATGATGCCAAAAGTACCGGTGCTACGACTCTAGTGACCTGCTGCCCATTCTGCATTCTCAACCTGGAGTCTCAGGAAGATTCTTCCAGTGATAACCTAACTGCTAGTGATAACCTAACTGAAGAAAAAAAAGGAAATCTGAATATCATTGATTTATCCCAATTTTTATTAAAGAGGCTTAATCATGAATGATCCTTCCATCAAAATCATGAACCGATCCTTCAATATACTCAATAAAAGAAGGGCAACCCTCCTTCAGGATGAACGTACAATTGCTTTAAAGAAAAGGGTTAAAAAGATCCGGGAAAATTCCATTGAACATCTACCTGCCCTCCTGGAAAAGGCCCATGAAAACCTTCTAAATAATGGGATCGAAGTAATCATGGCCCAAGATGCTGAAGAAGCAAGAGAGGCCATTTACCATCTGGTTAAAAATGAGGATATGGTGGCAAAATCCAAATCCAACACCGCAGGCGAAGTGCAACTCACCGAGTACCTGGAAAAAAAGGATGTGGAAGTTCTGGAAACTGATTTAGGCGATAGAATCGTGCAGTTTCATGAGAGTAACCCCACCCATCCCATAGGACCGGCCTGTCATCTTAATATGGAGAACATAGCAGAAATTGTATCCGATGAGTTCAATATAGAGGTTAAAGCTGAACCACGAGCCATTCTGGATGTAGTGAAAGAGGATATAATGGGGAAAATTTCAAAGTGCAACATAGGTATCACTGGTGCTAACTCAGTGGCTGCTGAAGACGGTTCCCTTTTAATGGTTCACAATGAAGGCAATATCAGCCTACTCACCCTCTTAGACCTTCACATTATCCTGGTGGGTATTGACAAGTTGGTGCCTACCCTGGAAGACACAGTGTCAGTGGTGAAATTGGAGACCATCTACGCCACTGGTAAAACAGTTCCGGCCTATATGAATGTTATATCTTCTCCATCCAAGACTGCCGATATTGAACAGATCATCTTGGATGACATGTATGGTGCTAAACGTGTGGTGGTAGTGTTTCTAGATAACGGACGTACTCAGGCTCTTCAGGAGAAAAAGGAATCTTTGTGGTGCATTGGTTGTGGGGCCTGTATTGTAAACTGTCCGGTGTACACCACCCTTGGACCGGAGTTTGGTTACCTGCGCCATTTAGGTGGTAGAGGTGTTGTTTTAAGCCATTATATACATGACGAAATGGTTTGTTTCGACTCAGGGCTTTTCAAGTGCACTTTATGTGGTCTGTG harbors:
- a CDS encoding glycosyltransferase; its protein translation is MSLIDIIVGVKNEEKYIRRCIRSLQDQTIKDIHILVVDGVSSDKTPQIVSEIAENDSRVRLLENPLEVISSGRNIGLNASGAEYVAYLDGHCYVDEDWLETLYNTFKTYSHGCKLAAVGSTYSSPQDDSFFGKTIAHSLQTFFGGFGTAYTSSDKIAPVETVAFALYRRSTLLNEHVAYDETMTQCEDTDFNYQLIKAGYLLLKHPRALVHQYRRSNPQQFSRQMVNYGEGRARFTRKYPETLHWYHLIPLIVFFYPILFLIVLFLLVTGFIGLNIFLLVSAPILIYLVIDLIYAFSISIKINNWKGVCSMIIFPIVHFGYGIGFLKGFLIKR
- a CDS encoding glycosyltransferase family 1 protein, which codes for MNIGMLSWILDIQRTGINNYLYNIVTAMVEADKSRNISLIHYQKSDDVIYQKVNDVVINSFPHNIANPLSLSKSLKDSKIDVFHLPSHMFPQVSPFFINKNVKKILTVHDLIPILFGKKLPFFYKFWGPTLKFIKNRPDCIITDSVNTQRDLINYLKIPEEKIKVIPLAPGKNFKFIKDKSIIREELELKYGISSPFVLYAGSVELRKNILLLIKSFYKLLKMGVESKLVLIGSLGYGSEEILKTIESLGLSKHVIFPGYVPDEDLLKFYNAADVFVFPSLYEGFGLPPLEAMACGLPVITSNTSSLPEVIGDAGFTLDPDDCNAFADSMYQILTNEDLKNEMTNKSLKRAAMFTWEKTASETWKVYEQVF
- a CDS encoding flippase; the encoded protein is MNKVKGIAKNMGFLFISQIITYIIGFFITMYTARYLGAEGFGILSLALSITGIFGIVVDMGLGALMIRELARDHSFRDKYLSNVIVIRFFLSFLMFGLLILTVNLIGYSPLVTDIIYIISLYVIINAFVGVFTSVFQSYEKMNYFSVVTVINSFLMLFGVIIGISFKLDIIYFASVYLITNALTLLFTMVLYFWKYSIPHFEVNFDFWKPTLKEALPYGLAGIFVTVYYSIDSVMLSVMVGNETVGWYNAAYKLVFVFLSLYSVFTVAIFPVMSRFYKDSQESLKYTYERSFKYLLIISIPIALTVSVLANKIILLIYGPAYSPSIIALQILIWTIIFMFINGLSGILLGSINRQIVVTKITGFSVILNVALNLVLIPKYSYLGASAATVITELVSVPLLVYILCKTENVSFKKLIKDLPKIIFSSLIMVILFMFLNSLNTIILLVIVFTAYAVALFLTRTFDNEDFKLLKSLINKN
- a CDS encoding (Fe-S)-binding protein; protein product: MIYFRGCLSREKLQKIPDATEKLLKKAGINYKILNNEGCCGSVLLRTGFHDDALNIMQDTLQDLKGEKVLVSCAGCYRTFKEDYPEILGQQIDVIHTSQLFSELIEKGKLELSVTNEKVTYHDPCHLGRHMGEYETPRKVMDPYAELVEMERNQEKARCCGAGGGVRSAFQELSGEIACKRMDDAKSTGATTLVTCCPFCILNLESQEDSSSDNLTASDNLTEEKKGNLNIIDLSQFLLKRLNHE
- a CDS encoding glycosyltransferase family 2 protein, which encodes MKNKAAPQVSIIVLNWNGWEDTVECLESIYQIKYPNYEILVVDNASQDDSIPKIKQYAQGLVTVESGFFEYNSLNKPLEVFEFPEKEYLNPENIKTDLNPIPSDKKLILLLNNENHGYAKGNNLAMNFVLDKLDSDYILVLNNDTVVHENLLLEMVNAAEEDVNIGCVTPKVYYYDYKGRRDVISHAGETFNLYIGRGKRFCKDQVDDGQCDQSRPVDTIEGCSILFKREVLEKVGLFDPLYFAYWEDTDLCFRIRENGYKLLYVPQARIWHKIGVSWDSYFSYFVIYHYLVRNRLIFMWRFASRLQKTTFSIFFIFYLLANIILMLLKEDLETSKEGLRAISDGINDFRI
- a CDS encoding LUD domain-containing protein; the protein is MNDPSIKIMNRSFNILNKRRATLLQDERTIALKKRVKKIRENSIEHLPALLEKAHENLLNNGIEVIMAQDAEEAREAIYHLVKNEDMVAKSKSNTAGEVQLTEYLEKKDVEVLETDLGDRIVQFHESNPTHPIGPACHLNMENIAEIVSDEFNIEVKAEPRAILDVVKEDIMGKISKCNIGITGANSVAAEDGSLLMVHNEGNISLLTLLDLHIILVGIDKLVPTLEDTVSVVKLETIYATGKTVPAYMNVISSPSKTADIEQIILDDMYGAKRVVVVFLDNGRTQALQEKKESLWCIGCGACIVNCPVYTTLGPEFGYLRHLGGRGVVLSHYIHDEMVCFDSGLFKCTLCGLCTVECPVEIPVNIMMEELRSESVEKEIYPEKHGKIRNNLKKRRSPFKQRNNKLI